One window of the Alligator mississippiensis isolate rAllMis1 chromosome 5, rAllMis1, whole genome shotgun sequence genome contains the following:
- the ACBD7 gene encoding acyl-CoA-binding domain-containing protein 7 gives MTLQADFDSAAEEVKKLKTRPSDEELKELYGLYKQSTVGDINIECPGVLDLKGKAKWEAWNLKKGLSKEDAMNAYISKAKEMIEKYGI, from the exons ATGACTCTCCAA GCTGACTTTGACAGTGCTGCAGAAgaggtaaaaaaattaaaaacaagaccAAGTGATGAAGAACTGAAGGAGCTATATGGACTCTACAAACAGTCTACTGTTGGAGACATTAATATTG AGTGTCCAGGAGTGCTAGACTTAAAAGGCAAAGCCAAATGGGAAGCATGGAACCTTAAAAAAG GTTTATCAAAGGAAGATGCCATGAATGCCTACATCTCTAAAGCAAAAGAGATGATAGAAAAATATGGGATCTAG
- the RPP38 gene encoding ribonuclease P protein subunit p38 → MPIVKAGGGSVRKTKKISVKTSLNNPYVITWRTLEGEDVHFILQTLEERIKCTGLKKIEVASRKKNSNAIKQAKKTCDTSASELLKEKEKEGTQQGWTDLNIRKQLAIGVNEVTRALEKNELLLVLVCKSAKPALITSHLIQLSASRAVPAGQVPRLSESIAPVLGLTSVLALGFKRNSDSFTEVVEAIITRIPTLDVPWIHHGTEQSVPDANTGSLEIEASELMDTSVEEFSLSQKRKHTESYTPDAPTVTLQTLKVKKLVPNPNKIRKPPKKKKRISK, encoded by the coding sequence ATGCCTAtagtgaaggcagggggtggaTCAGTCCGTAAAACAAAGAAAATTTCTGTGAAAACTTCTTTAAATAACCCATATGTTATCACATGGCGTACTCTAGAGGGAGAAGATGTGCACTTTATACTACAGACCTTGGAAGAAAGGATTAAATGTACTGGACTTAAAAAGATTGAAGttgcaagcagaaaaaaaaattctaatgcaATAAAACAAGCCAAAAAAACCTGTGATACTAGTGCTAGTGAACTtctaaaggagaaagaaaaggaaggcaCTCAACAAGGGTGGACTGACTTAAATATCAGGAAGCAGCTTGCCATTGGAGTTAATGAAGTCACAAGagctttggaaaaaaatgaactTCTTTTAGTGCTGGTATGTAAATCTGCAAAACCTGCTCTGATCACTTCGCACCTTATTCAGCTGAGTGCAAGTCGAGCGGTTCCAGCTGGCCAGGTCCCACGTCTTAGTGAAAGCATAGCTCCTGTTCTTGGTTTAACCTCTGTTCTAGCACTGGGCTTTAAAAGGAACTCTGACAGCTTTACTGAAGTAGTAGAAGCTATAATTACCAGGATTCCTACCTTGGATGTACCATGGATTCACCATGGAACTGAGCAGTCTGTGCCAGATGCAAATACTGGTTCTCTGGAAATAGAAGCTTCCGAGCTTATGGACACTTCAGTGGAGGAGTTCTCCCTAAGCCAAAAGCGGAAGCATACTGAAAGTTATACACCAGATGCACCAACTGTAACTTTACAAACCCTCAAAGTTAAAAAGCTTGTTCCAAATCCAAATAAGATAAGGAAaccccccaaaaagaaaaaacgcatttcaaaataa